The genomic interval GTGCTGATTTAGTAGTCATCGGAACAGCTTTTGAAAATGACGAAAATTTCTTTGAAGAATTAAAATCTTAATTCGTCATGCTGAACTTGTTTCAGCATCACATAATTATTTACTTTTACATTTTCACAAAAACAAACATGAAAATATCAATTGAATTAACGTTAACACCTTTGCGAGATAATTTTGAAGAACCTATAATTGAGTTTATTAAAGAATTAAGAGCTTCAAGTTTTACTGTTTTAGAAAATCCTTTGAGTACACAAATCTATGGCGATTATGATACTTTAATGCCATATTTAACAAATGAAATAAAAACAGCCTTCGAAAATATTGACAATGGTTTGTTAACTATGAAAATTGTAAAATCAGATAGAAGCAGCTATGAACCAACTTTTTGATTTTTTTCTAAATGCTTATCAAAACACACCTACTTCTTTCATAATTTTAGAAGCAGTTGCTTTTGTATTTGGTATTGCCAGTGTTTGGTATGCTAAAAAAGAAAATATTTTAGTTTATCCTACAGGCTTAATTGCCACAATTATTACTGTATATTTATTATATAAAGCAGAGTATTTTGGAGACATGATGATGAATTTCTATTACTCAGTTATGAGTATATATGGATGGTGGAATTGGTCTAGGAAAAAAAACAACAAAGTTCTAGTTCCTATTTCTAGAACAACTTCAAAAGAAAAAATCATTGGAATAATTTTAGCTATAATAACTATGATTGTCACCTATGGTGTTTATAGATATTTTGGTAATGAAATTAAAACAGAAAATTATTTAGATATTTTCACTTCTGGTATTTTCTTTACTGCAATGTGGTTCATGGCAAATAAAAAATTAGAAAATTGGACGCTTTGGATTTTTGCTGACTTAATAACAGTTCCTTTGTATGCCTATAGAGGTTTAGGAATGTTATCATTACAATATCTTATATTTACCATTCTTGCAATTCAAGGTTACATCACATGGAAAAAAAGCTTAGTCAAAAACCTATCAACTTAGTAAAAGTTGTTTTATTTGGTCCAGAATCAACAGGAAAAACGACACTTTCTGGTCAACTTGCTCGTCATTACAATACGGTTTGGGCACCAGAATTTGCACGTGAATATTTGCAGAAAAAATGGAATAATGAGCGTAAAACATGTGAACAATCAGATTTAATTCCAATTGCAAGAGGACAAATTAAATTAGAAAACAAATTAGCCTTAAAAGCGGATAAAATATTAATTTGTGATACCGATTTACTCGAAACAAAAGTCTATTCAGAAGAATATTACGGAGGTTTTGTAGACTCAGAACTAGATAATGCTGCAACAGAAAATCAATATGATCTCTACTTTTTAACCTATATAGACACGCCATGGGAAGAAGATGATTTACGTGATAGACCCGAACAACGTTTAGAAATGTTTACCGCTTTTGAAAACGCATTAATAAAAAACAATAGACCTTATATTTTATTAAAAGGCGATAAAGAAACTCGTTTAAAAACTGCAATTAACGCTATTGATAAAATCATAAAAAGAAAAGAGAATTTATATTCGTTTTCAAATACACTAACCGATTTTGACATGCATTTTATGCATCAGAATATCAACTAACTCAAAAAAATGAAAAAATTTAAAAAGATTGCTACAATAACATTATTTATTACAATAAATTGTATTTATTCCCAATCAGATAAAAAAAATACAAAAAATAATATTTTAAAAACTTCAGGCAAAGTCATAAAAAACAGTTTGCTAACAATACCTAGTGATTTTGTATTTATAGGTAAAGAATTATCAAATGATTGGAAAAAAACAGGATATTATTTAGCAGGAATTACTGGTTTAGTATTAACTGATAAAATTACTACTCGTTTATGGCATAAGCATGTAGAACCAACAATAAATTATTCTTTACCCGATATCACAATGATTAACAATACCTCCACACATAAGTGGCTTCTTAATAATAATGCATACATTTCTTATCCAATTATTGCTAATTATTTAGGTGCGTTTTTTTCAAATAAAGAAAGAGGTCAGTATGCTTCTATTAATGCTTTAAAAGCTATTCAATATTCTACAATAATAACTCAATTAGGTTTAAAAACTATTTTTGGAAGACATAGACCTAATAGACCATTAAGTGAACCTGCAAAGCATCCTTGGACAAATGATCATTTAGATTTTTTTAATAAAAGAGAAAAATATCTTTTTTCTAGCCCAGAAGGTTCTGCTTTTCCTTCTTTACATACAACTGCTTATTTCGCTATTGCAAAAGTTTTTCAAATGGAGTATGATAATTATTGGATTCCATATAGTTTTATGTCTTTAATATATCTCGCTGAGATTAAAGAACATAATCATTGGGTAAGCGATTTAGTTGTTGGTGGAATTGTTGGTACTTTAATTGGAAAGTCTATAGTTTTGAGCAGTTGGAAAAAAAGAAATATTAATGGTCAGTTAAAAAAGGAGAAACACATCTCTTTTAATATTGTCCCACAATATTCAAAAGATTTTACAGGAATTCATATCGTAGGTGTTTTTTGATGAATAAAGAAGCCATCATAAAAGAATTAAAATTTAAAGGAATCAGAAGTTCTGGCGCTGGTGGTCAACATGTAAATAAAGTTTCTTCGAAAATAGAATTAACCTTTGATTTAGAAAACTCATTAGCTCTTTCTGTAGAAGAAAAAGAACTTTTAAAAAGTAAACTTTCTTCAAAACTATCCAAAGAAAATAGTTTGATTTTATTCTGTGATGAAAGTAGATCTCAACATAGAAATAAAGAAATTGCAATTAAACGATTTTTAGAAATTATTACTAAAAGTTTAATCAAACCTAAAAAAAGAAAATCGACTAAACCAAGTAGAGCATCCATCAGAAGAAAAGCAGAGAACAAACAAAAGCAAAAGCTAAAAAAAACACTACGAAAAAAACCTAAATTAGATTAGTTATTCATTTTTTGTAAATATTCACCCATTTTTTGATGCACCATATTCACTGCCTTTAAAGGTCTAACCATTACTTTTATTTCTTTTAATTTTCCTTCATCTGTAAATTTTAGCATATCTACTCCTTCAACACTTATTTCGTTAATTTCGGTTGAAAATTCTAGAACTGCGCCAGTTTCATCTGTTAGTTCACGTTCATATTTAAAATTATTATTGGCTATTATTTCTGCCGCTGCCATTAAATACATCGTTACCATAAATTTACCTTCAATCGGTTTAAAAACTACTGGTGAATATAAAACTGCATCATCATCAATAAAACTATCCAATCCATCTGTATTTTTTGTTGTTACAAAATGATGCCAATTCTCTAAACCTATTTTTACGCTCATAATCTATATTTTATGCTATAATCAAAGCTACAAAAAAAATACTTTTGTTGTTTGTCAATTCAAAAATGCTATTTACTTTTGCCGCGTTCTCATAAAGGGGTGCTAATTTAAAGTTATTCGTTTTTAGTTATCAGTTTTTAATCTTATTCAACTTTTAACTTTCTAACTTTTAACTAAAAAAAGGCTGAGATCATACCCATTGAACCTAGAACAGGTAATGCTGTTTAGGAAAGCAAGCGTTAAGAAAAGATCAGGTAGATCTTTTTAGCGAGTGCAAAAAGTAAAGCTATGCTTTACACAAAAATTATTCAATATTAATCACAAGAATAATTACCTCTTTTTATTCGTTTTAAATTTTTTAAAATGAAAAAAAACATCTTTTTTTTATTCTTGTTTACAAGTATACTTGTAAACTCCCAGACATTTACACTCTCAGGAAAAGTTGTAGATGAAAGTAATCAATCTTTACCAGAAGCAACTATTTTGGTAAAAGAGACTAATCAAGGAACTTCTACTGATTTTGATGGAAAATTCCAATTAAAACTTAGTAAAGGAACTTATAAGATTGAAGTATCTCATGTAGGTTTTAAAACTGGTTATTTTACCCAAGAAATTTCTAAAAATGAAGACATTATTATTAAGTTAATTTCAGATTCTACAGTTTTAGACGAAGTTTTAGTTTCCGCAGTTCGAGTAAAAGCAGATGCACCTGTTACACATTCTAATCTTTCAAAAAAAGAGATAGCAAAACGTAATTTAGGACAAGACATTCCTATTTTAATGAATTATTTACCCAATGTAATTTCTTCTTCTGATGCGGGTGCGGGTGTTGGATACACATACATTCGGGTTCGTGGTTCAGACGCTTCTAGAGTAAATGTAACTGTAAACGGAATTCCTTATAACGATGCAGAAAGTCAAGGTACATTTTGGGTAAACATGGGTGATTTTGCTTCTTCTACACAGAATTTACAATTACAGCGTGGTGTTGGAACTTCAACAAATGGTTCGGGAGCTTTTGGAGCGAGTTTAAATATTTTAACAGATGCTGTTTCGGAAGAATCTGGCGGAGAAATTTCGAATTCTTTTGGTTCTTATGGAACAAGAAAACATACTGTAAAATTTACAACTGGAAAAGTAAATAAGCATTTTGAATTTGCAGGTCGTTTATCAAATATTTATTCTGATGGTTATGTAGACAGAGCCTTCACAGATTTAAAATCATACTTTTTACAAGGAAGTTATACGGATGAAAACACGTTAATTAAGGCATTAGTTTTTGGTGGAAAAGAGCATACATATCAAGCTTGGTTCGGATTAACACCAGATGAATTAGCTGCAGACAGAAGACAAAACCCGTATACGTATGATAATGAATCAGACAATTATCAACAAGATCATTATCAAATCCATTGGAATGAAAAATTAAACAACAATTGGTCTACAAACATTGGCTTAAATTATACAAGGGGAAAAGGTTTTTTTGAACAGTTTAAAGATGGTGAAGATGCCATAGATTATAACAATTTAATTGTTGACGGAAGTGATGTAATTGTAGATAGATGGTTAGATAATCATTTTTATGTGGCAAATTTTAATGCAGATTATCAAAATGAGAACTTCAATATTATTTCTGGTTTTTCTTACAGTAATTATAAAAACGATCATTATGGAGAAATAATATGGGGAAGTGATTTAGCTGCAAGCACTAATATTAGAGACCGATATTATGAAAGTAATTCTAAAAAATCTGACTTTAGTGTTTTCTCAAAAGCTACTTTTAATCTAGCAAAAAAAATAAAGGCTTTTGTAGATTTTCAATACAGAACTGTAAACTATACAACTGTAGGGTTAACATCTGACAGAGCCCCAATAAATGTTGATAAAACTTATAACTTTTTCAATCCGAAGTTAGGGTTTACTTATAAAGTAAATGATGAGAACAGTTTATACGCTTCTTATGCACGTGCAAATAGAGAGCCAAATAGAAATGATTTTGAAGGTGGAAATTCTAAACACGAAAGTTTAGATGATTACGAATTTGGTTGGCGTTTAAAAAATGAAACTGTTAAATTAAATACCAATATTTATTATATGGATTACCAGAATCAGTTAATTTTAACGGGTGCAATTGATCCAAATACTGGTGAACCATTAAGAGGTTCTAGTGGTAGCAGTTATAGATTTGGTTTAGAAATTGATGCAAAAATTACATTATCTGAAGAATTTTCTATGATTCCAAACTTAGCTATCAGTAAAAATATCAATAGAGATTATCATGAAAAAATTGACGGAGTTTTACAAAATTTAGGTGATACACCAATTACTTTTTCACCAAACATAGTTTTTGGAAATTCATTTGTTTTTAAACCTATTGATAATTTACAAATCGCATTTTTATCAAAATTTGTAGACAAACAATTTATGAGTAATTTAAATAGTAAGGTATCTAAATTAGATGTTTTAAATGACTTCTTTACAAGCGATTTAAATGTGGTTTACGAAGTTGAAACTTCTAAAATTTTTAAGTCAATTGTATTTACTGCTTTAATTAATAATATTTTCGACAAAGAATATGTTGATAGAGGTTATTATTACACATATGATGACACTTGGTCTAACCCTGGAACAGCAAAAACTATTGATGGTGCTGGATATTATCCTCAAGCAACAAGAAATTTTTTAGTTGGAGTTACTTTAAAATTTTAAAAATAAAAACGAATAACTTAAACCTTCTAGATTCTTCTAGAAGGTTTTTTTGGTTATAAAAACCACCGCTACTTGAACAATCATTCCCATAAACATCTATATTATATTAGTATTTTTGAGTATAGATAATTATTTACCATGAAAAGATTACAATTATTTCTTTACTTCCTAACTGTATCTAGCTTCGTTTTTGCAAATGACACAACGCTAACTCCCTCAACATTTACTACTGCAAATTTAAATGCAATTGCTAATGGAAGTACTATTACATTAAGTGCTGGAAACTATACATTAACAAGTACACTAATTTCAGTTTGGAGTTCTGGTAGTAAAAGCAATGTTAGTTTTATAGGTAATGGTAATGTTATTATGGATGCTACTAACGCCGGAGACATTAAGGATAATAAAATGGATTTTGTTAGTTGGAGTAATCTTACGTTAAAAAATATCAATTTTAGAAATGTACAAATCTTAATAACTAGTTGCTCTAATACAACTTTAGATGGTATAAAAGTTTATGATCAAAAATATAATAGCAATAACTTACCAAGTGTTAATAATAGTTCTAGTCCTAAAAAAGCAGCTGAATGGTCTTTAAGAGTTGTTGATGGAGCCAACAACGTAATTAAAAACTGCACTATTGAATGGCCATCTACTTCAGAACCTGGTAAAGGGCTTAAAGTAAATGATGGCGATAATCATCATTTTTTAAATAATAGTATTACTGGAAACCTGGTAATGGGAATGAATATAATCACTACTAAAAAAGACACAAATTCTATAAACCCTATTACAAATCATGTTGTAAATGGTGGGCAAATTATTCGTACTGTTAGCACTACTTATTCTGGTACAGAATGGGAAGATCATGGTCTTTATCTTCATAATGTAGCTAATATTACCGTTACTGGAGTTACTTTTGATGGTTGGTCTGATAGACCTTCTGGCCATGGAATTAAATTAAAAGGTGTTCAAAACGTTGAAATTAGAAGCTCTACATTTAAAAATATTGGCGGTATTATTATTAGAGAAGCTTCCAATTGGGAAGATGTAAATGATCATATTTGGATTCATAATAATAGTTTCGAAGATTATGGTATTAATGCATTTGGTATTAGTGGTCCCGCTATAAGAGAGTCTATAGTAATTGAAAAAAACAATATTAGAGGAGGAACTATCGAGTTAAAAAATGAAGCTCCGAGTCAAATAAATGATTTTAATACTTTAGCGAATAAAGCGGGTGGAGTATATAACAATTGTACTAGTGCAATGATTGATATTAAAAGCGGAATTAATAATTCTAGTAATGGAATTAATTGTACAATATCATTAAGTGTTAATGATATTCTCTTTAAAAATATTAGAGTATATCCTAATCCTTTAAATAATCAATTAAATATTGATTTAGGAAATAACCACAGAATTAATAAAATTGAATTAGTAAATCTTAATGGGAAATTAATCTTAAATAAATCTATAAAAAGTGATGACAAAAAAATGTCTTTTAATCTAAATAAACATCAACTTTCTTCGGGTGTTTATTTTTTAAATTTATCTACAGGAAAGACAACTAAATCTTTTAAAATAATTAAAAACTAATTATTTTCTTTTTTCCATTGATTATAACCACCTATCACATTAAATGTTACAAAACCATTTTCTTGTAATATTTTAGCAGATTTTTCGCTTCGTTTACCAGATCTACAATACAAATAAACAGGTTTAGATTTATCTAATTGACTTGAAGCATTTTTGTAAAAATCTTTGTCATAAAAATTAGCAAAGCGAGCACCAATTATATATCCTTCATCAATTTCTTTTGGTGTTCGAACATCTAATAATTGAATGTTATTTTTAGATACTATTTTTTTTAATGCTATTGTAGAAATTGATTTATCCTCTTGCGCATTTGTACAACTAAAAAATAAATTAATTATTAAAACTGACAAAAGACTTCTCATAGTTTTATTTTAATGTTGACGGACATACCGAATCTGTTCTTTTAATAGGAGTCTTTTTTATTGCTCCATATCCTCCAGCTACATCAATTACCTTATGAAAACCTCTAGCTTTTAAAATAGAAGCTGCTATTACAGATCTATACCCACCAGCACAATGCACATAAAAATCTTTATCTTTTGGAAATTCTGAGATATGATCATTTAAAAAATCTAAAGGAGTACTTTTTGCACTTTCTATATGTTCATTGTCAAACTCACCAGGTTTTCTAACATCAAAAACTAAGGCTTTTTTATTTATTTTTTCTGCTAAAGTTTCAGCAGAAATAGAAACTAAGGTGTCAATTTCTTTATTTTCTTTTTCCCAAAATTCAAAACTACCTTCGAGATATCCTAAAACATTATCAAATCCTACACGTGACAATCTTGTAATTACTTCTTCTTCTCTTCCAACAGGAGAAACTAATAAAATAGGCTGTTTTATATCTTTAATTAAAGCACCCACCCAAGGAGCAAATCCTCCATCTACACCAATAAAAATTGATTGTGGAATAAATCCTTTTATAAATTCTGATTGATGTCTAACATCTAAAATAACGGCGTTAGTTTCATTAGCAATCAATTCAAAATCCTGAACAGAAAGAGCTTTATTACTCGTTTTTAATACTTCTTCAAAACTCTGATATCCTTCTTTGTTCAATTTAACATTTAAAGGAAAATATGCTGGAGGCGGTAACAAACCATCGGTCACCTCTTTTACAAATTCTTCTTTTGTCATATCCGCTCTTAAAGCATAATTTGTTTTCTTTTGCTCTCCAATGGTACCAACCGTTTCTTTACTTAAATTTTTACCACATGCTGAACCTGCACCATGTGCTGGATATACCAATACATCATCAGACAATGTCATTATTTTAGTTCGTAAACTATCAAATAATAGGGATGCTAAATCTTCTTGGGTTAAATCGCTTTTTTGAGCTAAATCGGGTCTTCCAACATC from Lutibacter sp. Hel_I_33_5 carries:
- a CDS encoding nuclear transport factor 2 family protein — translated: MSVKIGLENWHHFVTTKNTDGLDSFIDDDAVLYSPVVFKPIEGKFMVTMYLMAAAEIIANNNFKYERELTDETGAVLEFSTEINEISVEGVDMLKFTDEGKLKEIKVMVRPLKAVNMVHQKMGEYLQKMNN
- a CDS encoding rhodanese-like domain-containing protein; the encoded protein is MRSLLSVLIINLFFSCTNAQEDKSISTIALKKIVSKNNIQLLDVRTPKEIDEGYIIGARFANFYDKDFYKNASSQLDKSKPVYLYCRSGKRSEKSAKILQENGFVTFNVIGGYNQWKKENN
- a CDS encoding phosphatase PAP2 family protein yields the protein MKKFKKIATITLFITINCIYSQSDKKNTKNNILKTSGKVIKNSLLTIPSDFVFIGKELSNDWKKTGYYLAGITGLVLTDKITTRLWHKHVEPTINYSLPDITMINNTSTHKWLLNNNAYISYPIIANYLGAFFSNKERGQYASINALKAIQYSTIITQLGLKTIFGRHRPNRPLSEPAKHPWTNDHLDFFNKREKYLFSSPEGSAFPSLHTTAYFAIAKVFQMEYDNYWIPYSFMSLIYLAEIKEHNHWVSDLVVGGIVGTLIGKSIVLSSWKKRNINGQLKKEKHISFNIVPQYSKDFTGIHIVGVF
- a CDS encoding TonB-dependent receptor, encoding MKKNIFFLFLFTSILVNSQTFTLSGKVVDESNQSLPEATILVKETNQGTSTDFDGKFQLKLSKGTYKIEVSHVGFKTGYFTQEISKNEDIIIKLISDSTVLDEVLVSAVRVKADAPVTHSNLSKKEIAKRNLGQDIPILMNYLPNVISSSDAGAGVGYTYIRVRGSDASRVNVTVNGIPYNDAESQGTFWVNMGDFASSTQNLQLQRGVGTSTNGSGAFGASLNILTDAVSEESGGEISNSFGSYGTRKHTVKFTTGKVNKHFEFAGRLSNIYSDGYVDRAFTDLKSYFLQGSYTDENTLIKALVFGGKEHTYQAWFGLTPDELAADRRQNPYTYDNESDNYQQDHYQIHWNEKLNNNWSTNIGLNYTRGKGFFEQFKDGEDAIDYNNLIVDGSDVIVDRWLDNHFYVANFNADYQNENFNIISGFSYSNYKNDHYGEIIWGSDLAASTNIRDRYYESNSKKSDFSVFSKATFNLAKKIKAFVDFQYRTVNYTTVGLTSDRAPINVDKTYNFFNPKLGFTYKVNDENSLYASYARANREPNRNDFEGGNSKHESLDDYEFGWRLKNETVKLNTNIYYMDYQNQLILTGAIDPNTGEPLRGSSGSSYRFGLEIDAKITLSEEFSMIPNLAISKNINRDYHEKIDGVLQNLGDTPITFSPNIVFGNSFVFKPIDNLQIAFLSKFVDKQFMSNLNSKVSKLDVLNDFFTSDLNVVYEVETSKIFKSIVFTALINNIFDKEYVDRGYYYTYDDTWSNPGTAKTIDGAGYYPQATRNFLVGVTLKF
- a CDS encoding T9SS type A sorting domain-containing protein, which produces MKRLQLFLYFLTVSSFVFANDTTLTPSTFTTANLNAIANGSTITLSAGNYTLTSTLISVWSSGSKSNVSFIGNGNVIMDATNAGDIKDNKMDFVSWSNLTLKNINFRNVQILITSCSNTTLDGIKVYDQKYNSNNLPSVNNSSSPKKAAEWSLRVVDGANNVIKNCTIEWPSTSEPGKGLKVNDGDNHHFLNNSITGNLVMGMNIITTKKDTNSINPITNHVVNGGQIIRTVSTTYSGTEWEDHGLYLHNVANITVTGVTFDGWSDRPSGHGIKLKGVQNVEIRSSTFKNIGGIIIREASNWEDVNDHIWIHNNSFEDYGINAFGISGPAIRESIVIEKNNIRGGTIELKNEAPSQINDFNTLANKAGGVYNNCTSAMIDIKSGINNSSNGINCTISLSVNDILFKNIRVYPNPLNNQLNIDLGNNHRINKIELVNLNGKLILNKSIKSDDKKMSFNLNKHQLSSGVYFLNLSTGKTTKSFKIIKN
- the pnuC gene encoding nicotinamide riboside transporter PnuC, coding for MNQLFDFFLNAYQNTPTSFIILEAVAFVFGIASVWYAKKENILVYPTGLIATIITVYLLYKAEYFGDMMMNFYYSVMSIYGWWNWSRKKNNKVLVPISRTTSKEKIIGIILAIITMIVTYGVYRYFGNEIKTENYLDIFTSGIFFTAMWFMANKKLENWTLWIFADLITVPLYAYRGLGMLSLQYLIFTILAIQGYITWKKSLVKNLST
- the arfB gene encoding alternative ribosome rescue aminoacyl-tRNA hydrolase ArfB; protein product: MNKEAIIKELKFKGIRSSGAGGQHVNKVSSKIELTFDLENSLALSVEEKELLKSKLSSKLSKENSLILFCDESRSQHRNKEIAIKRFLEIITKSLIKPKKRKSTKPSRASIRRKAENKQKQKLKKTLRKKPKLD
- a CDS encoding AAA family ATPase, producing MEKKLSQKPINLVKVVLFGPESTGKTTLSGQLARHYNTVWAPEFAREYLQKKWNNERKTCEQSDLIPIARGQIKLENKLALKADKILICDTDLLETKVYSEEYYGGFVDSELDNAATENQYDLYFLTYIDTPWEEDDLRDRPEQRLEMFTAFENALIKNNRPYILLKGDKETRLKTAINAIDKIIKRKENLYSFSNTLTDFDMHFMHQNIN
- a CDS encoding rhodanese-like domain-containing protein, giving the protein MIVEQIYTGCLAQGAYYIESNGEVAIIDPLREVQEYLSKASKNNAKIKYIFETHFHADFVSGHVTLAEKTGAKIVYGPTANTDFDSLIAEDNQVFKIGDITITALHTPGHTLESTTYLLKDETGKNHAIFSGDTLFLGDVGRPDLAQKSDLTQEDLASLLFDSLRTKIMTLSDDVLVYPAHGAGSACGKNLSKETVGTIGEQKKTNYALRADMTKEEFVKEVTDGLLPPPAYFPLNVKLNKEGYQSFEEVLKTSNKALSVQDFELIANETNAVILDVRHQSEFIKGFIPQSIFIGVDGGFAPWVGALIKDIKQPILLVSPVGREEEVITRLSRVGFDNVLGYLEGSFEFWEKENKEIDTLVSISAETLAEKINKKALVFDVRKPGEFDNEHIESAKSTPLDFLNDHISEFPKDKDFYVHCAGGYRSVIAASILKARGFHKVIDVAGGYGAIKKTPIKRTDSVCPSTLK